A genomic region of Halobacteriovorax sp. DA5 contains the following coding sequences:
- a CDS encoding ABC transporter ATP-binding protein codes for MFETIKNIWPLIHRHRARVIGSMIFGIGMALIKGGQMALINPLFTKGLSPESTLEEILGIVGLACLLALINLPVRFFHFYWMQFAMNDAVCEIRTKIYSKIQDIPISFYTTTKQGDVISTILNDTMIYSQGISGLLTLLREPITLFVLLGYAFYLDWQLTLVTFALLPIMLLIFGFFGKRVKAHQSDVQSRLSDMTHVIGEGVGGQKIIKAFNLQDYTRDFFKGYQNSFFEFQMKSEVMRQISHPLVEFMTTLILSSVIVFAQVKITGNAMTTGEFITFIAIMAMIQDPIRKTNEANLKISQAQAAEKRIFKFLKVENEKDDGKNEHSELSDKISFANLDFSYGDHQVINNLSFDINKGEKVALVGLSGSGKSTLINVLLGLYPVKKGSYKIDGIDSSDFKLKSLRHYFGLVSQDIFLFNTTIRENLTLGKEVNEAQIQEALKVAHAIEYIKELPEGLETVIGDRGVRLSGGQAQRLTIARAYLQDNDVFLFDEATSALDNESEKVVQQSLNELAKNKTVIAVAHRLSTIQNYDKIIVLKDGRMIEQGRHDELMNLDGEYKKLYELSMKS; via the coding sequence ATGTTTGAAACTATTAAAAATATATGGCCACTAATCCATCGCCATCGCGCCAGAGTGATCGGAAGTATGATCTTCGGTATTGGTATGGCCTTAATTAAGGGTGGTCAAATGGCGCTAATTAATCCTCTTTTCACAAAGGGGCTTTCGCCAGAATCAACACTTGAGGAGATTCTTGGAATTGTAGGATTAGCTTGTTTACTTGCACTTATTAATTTACCTGTTCGCTTCTTTCATTTCTATTGGATGCAATTTGCAATGAACGATGCTGTATGTGAAATCAGAACAAAGATTTATTCAAAGATTCAAGATATTCCAATTTCATTTTATACGACGACTAAGCAAGGTGACGTTATTTCAACAATCTTAAATGATACGATGATTTACTCGCAGGGGATAAGTGGTCTTCTTACATTATTAAGAGAGCCGATCACATTATTTGTTTTATTAGGATATGCCTTCTATCTTGATTGGCAACTAACACTTGTTACATTTGCACTTCTTCCTATTATGCTTTTAATTTTTGGTTTCTTTGGAAAGAGAGTAAAGGCACACCAATCAGATGTTCAGTCGAGACTTTCTGATATGACTCATGTCATTGGCGAAGGTGTTGGTGGACAAAAAATTATCAAGGCTTTTAATCTTCAAGATTATACGAGGGATTTCTTTAAAGGATATCAGAATAGCTTTTTTGAATTTCAAATGAAATCAGAAGTAATGAGACAAATTTCACACCCTTTAGTTGAATTTATGACAACTCTAATCCTTTCTTCAGTTATCGTTTTTGCTCAGGTGAAGATTACTGGAAATGCAATGACAACAGGTGAGTTCATTACTTTTATTGCAATTATGGCAATGATCCAAGATCCGATTAGAAAGACAAATGAAGCAAATTTAAAAATTAGCCAGGCGCAAGCTGCGGAAAAACGTATTTTTAAATTTTTAAAAGTTGAAAATGAAAAAGATGACGGTAAAAATGAGCATTCTGAATTAAGTGATAAAATTTCTTTTGCAAATTTAGACTTCTCTTACGGTGATCATCAGGTCATTAATAATTTGAGCTTTGATATAAATAAAGGTGAAAAGGTTGCTTTAGTTGGGCTTTCAGGCTCTGGTAAGTCGACTCTTATTAATGTTCTTCTTGGACTTTATCCTGTTAAAAAAGGAAGTTATAAAATCGATGGTATTGATTCAAGTGATTTCAAATTAAAATCACTACGCCATTATTTCGGCTTAGTTTCGCAAGATATCTTCCTGTTTAATACAACGATAAGAGAAAATTTAACTCTAGGTAAGGAAGTCAATGAAGCTCAAATTCAAGAAGCATTAAAAGTGGCCCATGCGATAGAGTATATTAAAGAGCTTCCAGAAGGGCTAGAAACAGTTATCGGTGATCGAGGGGTAAGACTATCTGGTGGACAAGCACAACGTTTAACAATCGCTCGTGCTTATCTTCAGGATAATGATGTCTTCTTATTTGATGAAGCGACTTCTGCTCTTGATAATGAATCAGAGAAAGTAGTTCAACAGTCGTTAAATGAGCTTGCAAAAAATAAGACAGTTATTGCTGTTGCACACAGACTTTCAACTATTCAGAACTATGACAAAATCATTGTATTAAAAGATGGAAGAATGATTGAGCAAGGCCGTCATGATGAACTAATGAACCTTGATGGCGAATATAAAAAGTTATATGAACTGAGTATGAAGTCTTAA
- a CDS encoding S1C family serine protease translates to MKSNLRPFFLILILLTSLNSKALFDENKAILESERNTISVFDRSVNSVVNISTLGRMRARSGFFFSMTNKQVVKGEGSGWVWDDKGHIITNFHVVEGGDNFLVRFNNNKKEYKAKLIGTEPAKDIAVLKLLEIPRDIKPLNRGDSDKVRVGQKAIAIGSPFGLDATVTTGIISAKNRGIQGIGGVEIRGMLQTDSSINPGNSGGPLFDSSGNVIGVNTMIFSNSGSSAGVGFAIPINIVSKVVPQIIKYGIVKRPGLGIAIAEKRELSYFYGIDVEKGLPIQSVRPDGPSAKAGLRGLEQDPRTRSIILGDVILKIDGKEINDFDDIFNTLYEYKVGDNVEVLYRRGSALKKAIVKLEEIKRN, encoded by the coding sequence ATGAAAAGCAATTTAAGGCCATTCTTTTTAATTCTTATTCTACTAACATCCCTAAATTCAAAGGCTTTGTTTGATGAAAATAAGGCGATATTAGAAAGTGAACGTAATACTATTTCAGTGTTCGATCGTTCAGTGAATTCAGTCGTAAATATTTCGACCCTAGGTCGCATGAGAGCAAGAAGTGGCTTCTTCTTTTCGATGACAAATAAACAAGTCGTTAAAGGTGAAGGTTCAGGATGGGTTTGGGATGATAAAGGGCACATCATTACAAACTTTCACGTAGTCGAAGGTGGAGATAACTTCTTAGTAAGATTTAATAACAATAAAAAAGAATATAAAGCAAAACTCATCGGAACAGAGCCAGCAAAAGATATTGCTGTCTTGAAGTTATTAGAAATCCCAAGAGATATTAAGCCACTAAATCGAGGAGACTCTGATAAAGTTAGGGTTGGTCAAAAGGCCATTGCTATTGGTTCGCCATTTGGTCTTGATGCAACGGTAACAACAGGGATTATCTCGGCTAAAAATCGAGGAATTCAAGGCATTGGTGGAGTTGAAATTAGAGGAATGTTACAAACAGATTCTTCAATTAACCCTGGAAATTCAGGAGGACCGCTATTTGATTCTTCAGGAAATGTAATTGGTGTCAATACAATGATCTTTTCAAACTCTGGCTCTTCGGCAGGTGTTGGTTTTGCTATTCCTATAAATATTGTAAGTAAAGTAGTGCCACAAATAATTAAATACGGAATTGTGAAAAGACCAGGTCTTGGTATAGCCATTGCAGAAAAAAGAGAGCTCTCATACTTCTACGGTATTGATGTTGAAAAGGGACTTCCGATTCAAAGTGTTCGACCAGATGGGCCATCTGCAAAAGCGGGATTAAGAGGTCTAGAACAAGATCCACGTACAAGAAGTATTATTCTAGGAGATGTTATTTTAAAGATTGATGGAAAAGAAATAAATGATTTCGATGATATCTTTAATACTCTTTATGAATATAAAGTTGGCGATAACGTAGAAGTTCTTTACCGAAGAGGTTCTGCACTTAAAAAGGCCATCGTAAAACTTGAAGAAATAAAAAGAAATTAA
- a CDS encoding glycosyltransferase codes for MHVCIHHHKVLPVKKYGGIERAVFWHMLELVRQGHQVTFIGPKESEVTKHGIKHIVWNKGEDWQKLVPDNIDIVHVSFPEKIRIDVPYVLNVQGNGFPGEKHDRNTVFCSKSHARNHNSTSYVNNAVDMREYPINYTSNKITEIEHLLFLAKASWRVKNLKQSLKIALKTNKHLHICGGNSILGIHPLIHNHGMVGGDNKLSIMQKCDALLFPVRWHEPFGIAIIEAMTQGIPVFGSSFGSLPDLIVKGTGRTFYSHEEIIQYFKNGAEEFDRDFIRNHVIENYSIERFTKDFVEKYKIVLNGQHLNEEEPEWIYPFRAGKRLPF; via the coding sequence ATGCATGTATGTATCCATCACCATAAAGTTCTTCCAGTAAAGAAATATGGTGGAATTGAAAGGGCCGTTTTTTGGCACATGCTTGAACTAGTTAGACAAGGACATCAAGTAACGTTTATTGGACCAAAAGAGAGTGAAGTAACAAAGCACGGAATCAAGCATATTGTATGGAACAAAGGCGAAGATTGGCAAAAACTTGTTCCCGATAATATCGATATTGTACACGTCTCATTTCCTGAGAAAATTAGAATCGATGTACCATACGTATTAAATGTCCAAGGGAATGGCTTCCCTGGTGAAAAGCATGATCGTAATACGGTATTTTGCTCGAAGTCACATGCAAGAAATCATAATAGTACATCTTATGTAAATAACGCTGTCGACATGAGAGAATACCCTATCAATTACACAAGTAATAAGATAACAGAAATAGAACACCTTCTCTTTCTTGCAAAAGCATCATGGCGAGTAAAAAATTTAAAGCAATCCTTAAAAATAGCTCTAAAAACAAATAAGCATCTACACATCTGTGGTGGAAACTCAATACTTGGAATTCATCCTCTTATCCACAACCATGGTATGGTTGGGGGTGATAATAAGTTGTCGATCATGCAAAAATGCGACGCCTTACTATTTCCAGTTAGATGGCATGAGCCTTTTGGAATTGCTATTATTGAAGCAATGACTCAAGGTATACCTGTATTTGGTTCTAGCTTCGGTTCACTTCCTGATCTAATCGTAAAAGGAACTGGAAGAACTTTTTATAGCCATGAAGAGATTATTCAATACTTTAAAAATGGTGCAGAAGAATTCGATCGAGACTTTATTAGAAATCATGTAATCGAAAACTATTCAATTGAAAGGTTCACAAAGGACTTTGTTGAAAAGTATAAGATTGTTTTAAATGGACAACATTTAAATGAAGAAGAACCAGAATGGATTTATCCATTTAGGGCCGGAAAACGACTACCATTCTAA
- a CDS encoding endonuclease/exonuclease/phosphatase family protein: MFNFTVISSNIRFNNPADGVHSWDGRRVILANALNAYRPDVIGTQEGWEPQLRDFQELLDGLEIIDSNREWIDDRMYPSLYYRPDIFELINSGDIWLSETPYIAASKSFGSAFPRLCTWAILKAKENGKHYFFVNAHLDHLESDTRKEQIKVLISEIEKVRADYPIILTGDFNESPFEKVRKVLDESDLNLTDPWLDLGHEECESHHSFKGFREDGSRIDWILHSKDTLKCEGIHLHKESSEGIYPSDHFPVCATLSAK, translated from the coding sequence ATGTTTAATTTCACTGTAATTTCTTCAAATATTCGATTTAATAACCCTGCCGATGGAGTTCATTCATGGGATGGGAGACGTGTTATCCTTGCAAACGCACTGAATGCCTATCGACCAGATGTTATTGGAACCCAAGAAGGCTGGGAGCCCCAATTAAGAGATTTCCAAGAGCTCTTAGATGGACTTGAGATCATTGATTCAAATCGTGAGTGGATTGATGATAGAATGTATCCTTCTCTTTATTATCGACCAGATATCTTTGAATTAATAAATTCAGGAGACATTTGGCTTTCTGAAACACCTTATATTGCTGCGTCGAAATCATTTGGAAGTGCATTTCCAAGACTTTGTACATGGGCGATTCTTAAGGCCAAGGAAAATGGAAAACACTACTTCTTTGTGAATGCTCATTTAGATCACCTTGAATCTGATACACGAAAGGAACAAATCAAAGTCCTAATTAGTGAAATTGAAAAAGTAAGAGCTGACTATCCTATTATTTTAACTGGAGACTTTAATGAGTCACCTTTTGAAAAAGTTAGGAAAGTACTAGATGAAAGTGACCTCAATCTTACTGATCCATGGCTAGACCTGGGGCATGAAGAGTGTGAGAGTCATCATAGCTTCAAAGGATTTCGTGAAGATGGTTCTCGAATTGACTGGATTCTTCACTCAAAAGATACTTTAAAGTGCGAAGGAATTCACCTTCATAAAGAAAGCTCTGAGGGGATTTACCCATCAGATCACTTTCCAGTTTGTGCAACTTTATCTGCTAAATGA
- a CDS encoding phosphatidylserine decarboxylase, with protein sequence MDINYFNRYTNQMEVEKVYGDAAINFLYGNPLGKLISGAITSSIVSCMYGEIQNMNFTKNKVPKFVKDYQINMDDFLPTEGRSKDDPYGSFNEFFIRRFKEGKRPFLDEADSMSAFAEARYFGYESINNQVKIPVKGKFLNSTELLQNSKWESVFEDGPLLLARLCPVDYHRFHYPLDGEVIDYYKIGGGYHSVNPLALRKKNDIFSTNIREVTVMQTKEFGKIAYVEVGATMVGRIVQSSDLTTFKRGDEKGYFLFGGSTVIVIGEKGKWSPTSDILNNTKNGIETYIHLADKVAQTGK encoded by the coding sequence GTGGATATTAATTATTTTAATCGTTATACAAATCAAATGGAAGTGGAGAAAGTTTACGGGGATGCTGCTATTAATTTCCTCTATGGAAATCCTCTTGGAAAGCTAATCTCTGGCGCAATTACTTCATCAATTGTCTCGTGTATGTATGGCGAAATTCAAAATATGAACTTTACTAAGAATAAGGTTCCAAAATTTGTAAAAGATTATCAAATAAATATGGATGATTTCCTTCCAACTGAAGGACGTTCAAAAGATGACCCTTATGGCAGCTTCAATGAATTTTTTATTCGTAGGTTTAAAGAAGGAAAGAGGCCATTCTTAGATGAAGCTGATTCGATGTCTGCGTTTGCTGAAGCAAGATACTTTGGATATGAATCAATTAATAACCAAGTTAAGATACCGGTTAAGGGCAAATTTTTAAATTCAACGGAGTTATTACAGAATTCTAAGTGGGAAAGTGTTTTCGAAGATGGACCACTTCTTCTCGCTCGATTATGTCCTGTTGATTATCACCGTTTTCACTATCCTCTAGATGGTGAAGTGATTGATTACTACAAGATTGGTGGTGGATATCATTCAGTAAACCCACTTGCTCTACGTAAGAAAAATGATATTTTTTCTACAAATATCCGTGAAGTAACAGTTATGCAAACTAAAGAGTTTGGCAAAATTGCATACGTTGAAGTTGGTGCAACGATGGTTGGCCGTATTGTACAATCAAGTGATTTAACAACATTTAAAAGAGGCGATGAGAAAGGTTATTTCTTATTCGGTGGCTCTACTGTCATTGTTATTGGTGAGAAAGGTAAGTGGTCACCAACATCAGATATCCTAAATAATACAAAGAACGGAATTGAAACTTATATTCATTTAGCAGATAAAGTTGCACAAACTGGAAAGTGA